acaacaaaCAATCACAAATAGAGAGAATGAAAACAGATGAAAAATTATCGTCTGAGATTCCATGAGGATCCACTAGTCCCCGCACAATGGTACATATGGTTTCTCTAACTGTATGTTCTTCTTGAGCTTTGCTTATATCTTCAGACATTTGCGGTTCCACATTAATATCATATGATTCTGGATCCCCTCTTTCCATAGATGCATTCTCATGATCTCTAGAATCATCCAGTGGTTCCGCTTCTGTGACTCTGACTGATGCTTCTTCAGTAGTATTTCTGACATTTCCTGCGTCCATGTCCATATCATGAGCGAAACTCTCACTGCATCAACAAGTTTACACATAAAGTTGGGATTGTGTCTGTTGATTACATgaatagaaccaaaaaaactattGCACTCACTGCTTGGTTTCATTCTGATTGGCAGAGAAAGTTTCATGAAACGTAAACATGAGGTCATCATCCATGTCAAACTACAACTCCACAAAGCATTATTGTTATAACATGTATATTCACGAAATTACTGGAATAAAAGGAATGGAATCAAGAAGTAATGTCAAAAACACGCGGTAGATGCAGGCAAAACAATGGAAAAACACGCAGTAGATGCAGGCAATGGCACAACTgtcttttctctgttcttctccTTAGCCACAAACTCTTTTACACCGATCAAAGCTTTGTTGCAATCATTGAACAAAAAGTCCACCTTCTTGGAATATATCCTTACAACACCCAGAAGAAGATACGCTAAAACCCTGTGTGTCAACTCATCTAACTTAACATACTAGAGGTTCCAAACACTCTTAATAGTAAAATTCATGTTAATTTCTAGATCTAGGCTACATAGAGAGAATGAAAACAGATGAAAAATTACCATAGCCAATGTATCAACGAGAAATCGCGGATTGAGCTCCCAATAGAGCCAAACGCTTGGACAATGTCATCGATCAGAAAATTGAATAACCGGAGCATTCAGAAAAAACGGCTCAAATACGTAATCGCGTTACAGATCTTGGACGGAGAAGACGACGGTTTGGTAATCGGAGAATCGAGAGAGATAGGAATCGAGGGAGATAGGATTTCAAATCGCCTACGACCCAACAGTCCATTGATTCATTAACTTCCGATTAAATCAGACCTTTCTGACATCGGATGGACACTTTGAtcggaagagaaagagagaaagagattttctgcgtgaaaaaaaaattcctttttgttttattctgtTAGCCAACCAATCATGGACACGTAGCGTCTCTTATAAATGATTTCAGTCTACTATATTAGAGAGTCTattctcttttttcattttttttgatttattttttacctacaaaaatctaaaaaccccACTAACATCCCCCCATAAACATGCCCTAAGAGATGAATGATAGTAATTAGTAGATGACAAGAGATGAATGAAGTGTTTGGTGTGTTTAGTATTTTTGTCCATAGAATATTTCCTCAACCAAAGCTGTGTGATTTGTTTCACGATGGCATGCATTTAAGAGAGTTGTTGACATTCACATGCTTTTCTAAATGagatttgtattaaaataagttGTAATGTCCACAAGCTCATTTTTCTCAAATCAGCCCAACCGATGAGTAAatgtgaaaagaagaagaaataacgTGATTGGTTTACAACCAATTTCAGAAACTAGACAAAAAAGACTCGTATGAAGAGATGACTAACGAGTTGAGAGTATCGTAGGTGTAGAGAACCTAGAGAAACAACAAAGTACCACACGATTTGGAACATATATCAAACATAGTCATCCTaacccaaatatttttgttagatATATATTCTCGTACATCTCGTTTTAATAAGAGAAGAATACTTATATATGCTAAGATCTCGATTTTCATTATGGTTGGAGTTTTGGAGAATATAATAATCTTCATGGcaattattcaaattaaaattgacaaaaaaaaagagaaggatgGAAGTTAAATTGCAAtctttaagaatattatattctACAATTATCATTTTCTAAATGTACTTTCGAATCCTACATATATACCGGGCTTTCATTTTATCTTATACAGTATATTCATTATAGAGGGTCCCTGCACCTATGTAATAGTGAGTCGAGTTACGTAACGGGCCGGATCAATTGATcgttttataattatgtatgtcccttgtttctctctttcaataTGGAGTTTTAAATCTAGATACGTAAATTGTAGATTTTAGACATTTTGTAGTCATGGCAATTCGGGTATCGGTCCGGGTTCGGTTCGAGTATTTCGGGTTTCGGATATTTCGGGTTTATAAATTATGGAATCATTTAGGTATTTTAGAAATTTCGGTTCGAGTTCGGTTCGAGTTTTTtcgggtttggttcggttcaggtaattttttgaaataccaaaatatatccgatattttgtagttttggtACGGTACAAGTATTTTTACCCGTTTGGGACCGAAATACCCATATATGTATCTATAATACCCtaattataaattgaaaaaCTAGATTAAATTTCATgcaattataactaaaaaatcataCCAAAGTACCTAAACCAAGCAAAATaagcaagaaaaacataatCCTTATACCGAATaatccaaaacataaataaGTAGTAGAGTAGTAACATCCAAAATCAAGTTCAAAAGTCTTATAAAAGCTAGAGTTATTgagaaaattcaaagaaacatcAAACATCCAAATAAGAGAATCAATCAATGAAAAGTACTAAACTCCCGTTATAAACCAAGCATCAAGATGAAAGGGACTTACCTTTGAATGAGTCTTAGACGTCTCTGTAAGaggagatgaagagaagaaatttAGAGAATCCTGTTTGATATTTGAGATCGTAGAATGGTTAAAGaatttatagaaacaaaacaaaaatctcccGTAGAAAGAGGGCAGACGAACCGGTAAAcacaggtttcttcttctttttagcaAATTCGACATAGGGTATTACATATACAAAAGGGGGGAAATCAGTATATACACATATGTTCGGATATATTTGGGTACTAATTGGGTATCGGGTattatccgaaccgaaccgataccCAAAAGTATTTATAATCAAGATCCAGTTAGTATAATGTGGAAGATCCATACTTGATCCGAACCGGggtttttcggttcggttctaATACGGGtatttcgggtcgggtatttTGTCCAGGCCTACATTTTGTGTCTCAGAGCTATTCAATGAAATAGGCCGAATAATGACTTGAATGAAACCAACTTTGATTAATGTTAATCTCGTATACATTGGAGACGTACGTATGGATTAGTCTAAATTGTATGATTCATTGTCTTATGAATGAGTTTGATTATGCGATCCTATCATCTTGAGTTGAATAGTAGTCtatcattattaatattattgcCCACGTTCAATGCTTAATATCTTGATTAATCGTTTCTAGTTATTCTTTTATCATCGAtcggttttgattattttggttCGTTTAGCTTACCTCAAATAGTtatgtattggttttgtttgatttactaCCTTGTGGTAGTTTACAATTTCGAAAAGTCGTTCGTCAATTACTCTTGTGAACATCATACATCAAAAAATTCAAACACATACTTAAGGAACAAATAAAAAGCTCGTCAATTACTCTTTTCTGTTCCTCCTTCGCATAGGTTTCAAAGCATGGCTACTATTGGAAGCTGTTTGTCTCATCTATTTTCCGTCGAGCCTTGACATTTTAGGAGAATTACGTCTATGTTGGCATCTTCTGCTTGAGGACAGTAGCAGGATTATTAGGAGCGTGTTTTCTCGTGGCTGGTCAAGTTCCCTCGTCGAACCAGATGCTAAATGGCTCCTTTGGGTAGCTGCCGTGGTTTTTGATAAGTTGAGGTTTTAGTTATCGGTGGTAGCTAGCTCCCCTCTCCTTTTGAGAACTCCGCATGTATATCAATTCTTCGTTTTAGTTCAAGGCATGTTCTTTGTCGTGGCTTCCTATTGTTATTACCTTTGTTTAAAGATTGCTTTGCTTTGAGTACTCGCTTCTGCCCTGCGTCTTGATTGTGCTATAGAGGAGCTAGTAGGGCTAATGGCTTATGGTGTGGTTATGGATGGTCTTATTTTGCTATGCGCTGCTGACTTCGGGGAATGAACTTGGTAGAGGGAGCTTGCACCATTTGCTTAATTTGGCTTGTGAGGTTCCGTTTCAGGGAAAGCTCATGGATTGAAACGAAGAATCGATCTCACAGGGAGAGTATGTGATCGATGATTTGGAGTTTTCACCGTTGATGGCTCTGTCTAGGACCTCCGAAAGGCTTCTAGAGCTATTTGTCGCAAGCAAGTGTTTTACAATCTGCAAATCCCCTTCTCCTTCTGCAACTCATCCGGGAAGGACAACAAAAACGTCAACGTTTTATCTTGTTTCCGAAGCTTCATTGCTTGGTTGAATAGATGGGCCGAAACTTGGTTTAGTTACCATCTTATGCTtccatattttttctttctttttttttttgccatggaACCATATTTATAGGTTTCTAATCTTTGACTATAACCTAAACTTTTTTCATTatcaatgaaatatttacaatttagcaaaaaaaaaaaaaagctttttgacaaaaaatataaaataaataaatagtttgcaTAGACTATGATCCTCGATCCACGGTTAGGTACGAGTTTCAACTCCAAACTCTGGTTTTTAAGTAAAAGCAATGGACTACACATGTAACTAAGGAGGTGGGTTgcacaggaaaaaaaaaccaaaagaggTCCGAaggaggtttaaaaaaattttacacAGTGGAATTTGACCTTGTGCATGCTTATTAATTTAGGTGAACCCATGAACTTTCCAACAATCAAAGAAAGTGATCCTTGGTCAAACTCTCGTgaccagaattttttttagtatgaatCAGTTTGTTTGGATAAGGCCAAATAAGATTTAGGACGATACCAGAGTGACATGCGTAAGAGTATCTCCATCAAAGAATGTAATGAAagtatcttaaaacaaaatttattcttaattttgaaaaaagtgaaactaagaacttcttaagaaactttaatatttcataGGTCCATTGAAGGTTCTTAAATTGgaggtttttaaaaatagttttctttgtaattgtaaattattatggtattttgtttaaatttttaagacttgtatacttttaaatacttaaaaatattgcattcaaTAAAGTCTAAACAAAGCATgacataaaagcatattaaaaatagattacaaaatgattaattttaattttgatttgtgcCAAACATGACATAAAAgcatatttaaaatgtttgatcaAAATACTCATCCATCATTTCTTCAATGTTATTAGAAGAAGATGccattttaaaggaaaaaaaaatattgtaaaaaggGAAGAATATATTgtaacaaaaggaaaaatatattgtaaagagaaaaataaattgaaaaaggaaagaatatATTGTAAAAGCTTGATATTGTGGGTACAAAATGGAAAAGGGAATAAGCTTTAGCTCTCACTGTTATATAATGGAGGTTGTGGCGATACAAAAGCATGATACAACATGTCCGTGATTTAACAGGAGAGATATTgatttttgtctttgtcttcATGATTTCATCCTTCTCCATGACCTTCGAGATGAGAGCTTCACCTGCATTACAACCAGTGCTCGTTCTGTCCAACACATCTTCATGGGACTTCATTGTACTTTGGTTATCAGTAACATATGCCACAGTGGAGCAAGCTTCTATATTGCTATCATGTTTCCCATTAATATCATCCTTGGCCTCTACTTTAAAAGTCTCAAAATAACTAGAGGCCTTTTCTACAGCATGGACATTACTACGAATTTTTGCTTCACTACCATGAGCTGAAGCTTCAGGATCTGTATCATAAATTTTGACTTTGCTGTCCTGAACGACACCATCAACAAACCTGGCTTTGTTTAGCTTACCTCCAAAATCACTGGAAGCCAGAACTGAGTGATTTTCAGGCTCTTTTTCAATTTCAGATGCAGTAGTTTGCCTAGGAGACTGTCTATTTTCCTCAGAAACCGATGCCTCAAATGACAAATGGGTTCTCAACATTCCATTTCCTTCAATTAATGAAgccttttcatttttgtcagaAATCAATGCTCTTCTagctctcctctcttcttccacaATCAATATATTGTTCTATCTCAGAATGATAATAATCATCCTTTTTCCGGGGATACAGAGTCCTCCCTCCATTACGCGCTTCAACCCATATCTGGTTTCTAGTCCCCTCATGGCTTGCGGATGACCTAATCATACTGCGACTAACTGTAACACTAACACCA
The sequence above is a segment of the Camelina sativa cultivar DH55 chromosome 10, Cs, whole genome shotgun sequence genome. Coding sequences within it:
- the LOC104719159 gene encoding sister chromatid cohesion 1 protein 2-like isoform X3; this encodes MFDMDDDLMFTFHETFSANQNETKHESFAHDMDMDAGNVRNTTEEASVRVTEAEPLDDSRDHENASMERGDPESYDINVEPQMSEDISKAQEEHTVRETICTIVRGLVDPHGISDDNFSSVFILSICDCLL
- the LOC104719159 gene encoding sister chromatid cohesion 1 protein 2-like isoform X2, which translates into the protein MLRLFNFLIDDIVQAFGSIGSSIRDFSLIHWLCESFAHDMDMDAGNVRNTTEEASVRVTEAEPLDDSRDHENASMERGDPESYDINVEPQMSEDISKAQEEHTVRETICTIVRGLVDPHGISDDNFSSVFILSICDCLL
- the LOC104719159 gene encoding sister chromatid cohesion 1 protein 2-like isoform X4, giving the protein MDDDLMFTFHETFSANQNETKHESFAHDMDMDAGNVRNTTEEASVRVTEAEPLDDSRDHENASMERGDPESYDINVEPQMSEDISKAQEEHTVRETICTIVRGLVDPHGISDDNFSSVFILSICDCLL
- the LOC104719159 gene encoding sister chromatid cohesion 1 protein 2-like isoform X1 → MLRLFNFLIDDIVQAFGSIGSSIRDFSLIHWLCLTWMMTSCLRFMKLSLPIRMKPSRNVRNTTEEASVRVTEAEPLDDSRDHENASMERGDPESYDINVEPQMSEDISKAQEEHTVRETICTIVRGLVDPHGISDDNFSSVFILSICDCLL